In a single window of the Sorangium aterium genome:
- a CDS encoding AAA family ATPase, with the protein MVRFDVLVCTAALDELEAVLRVFDEPPETWEEARLPNGFRYHHCAMRRPAGEPVRVAAAWVGSDGAQQSSARLQVLIEHTRPRALAICGICAGHRGAVALGDVIVADRVYRYDPSAPDEGHSLDSYALPANWAMDARYVARRFDAEGRWSRRRPQTQASQRRWLARALHAHESEGGPAPAAHPDRKLSCPDWLEVIRWLEQNGDIEKHAGALALTDRGRATLLEEQTLYPDGHPGEPPLRVHFGVLATVSSYRAGSDIFDRLRAIDRKTLGLDVEAAAFCDVAHRLDVPIMVAKAVGDFADFKSEPRFHSFAAAVSAEFALDYMLQAPLPEAAQPKPTTVSDPLADVWSHLDGRSRNVLAALAASAGATTISTVAWIARLDESVAESVVLTAATKIAQVQLAPTNARSVRLLDPWRDFVRRQPEGQQALKQHAEYVEAALQKYADPIQWRELEQDVPEVLAAVDNARAAGDNWGAYRLFMRVFDHQYRRGRYRDTVDGITQLLAHLPPESEEAIEAQNGISRGLLVLGEAENAGAASRRALALAVARGNRNLQSQSLLYLARYHYACGEFDVAARYHEEGLKLVEEPHGTWLRAKHLGELAMCELRRDDISGARERVERALDDVQLRAPDDLPGRASLLANLGMCLLKTGNPSGALERLQDALSLEERLGRIAGQAAVLRAMGSCDVPFDQTQRGIERIERALVLHEQIGALPAQVLDLMQLGECHAALDDMRQACDSWQRSIDCARRISLPDAHPDVLAVTSMLTGTGTYVTRATIQGVRSIDALTWEIPVTAGPGWHVLIGDNGAGKSSFLRSLALALVSETEAHALRQDWNEWLCRGSAEGSVYIALSRNFPDPGRASVTFDVALKLSRHADQVKLEDTSPNDLGRRLRDGTSPGLFSAAYGPFRRFSGGDSDYEKLFASLPRLARHLSLFDERPALTESIAWLKLLDHKQLEKNPEGDILDSLKAFINQPDFLPHGTKLTKVSSTAVTFTDGNGYTVGIEQLSDGHRSILSLTLELLRQLTVTYGAQQIFYPGDPTRVRAPGVVLIDEVDVHLHPTWQRAVGIWFTKHFPRIQFIVTSHSPLVCQAAEVGTVFLLPKPGTTGGRMLQGTELDRLRYGNVLDAYGTGVFGQGVTRSDSAKQMLERLAELNDAELERDLTAEEFDEQARLRATFPTTAHVRSRGER; encoded by the coding sequence ATGGTGAGGTTCGATGTTCTAGTGTGCACGGCGGCACTCGACGAACTGGAGGCGGTCCTCCGGGTGTTCGACGAGCCCCCGGAGACCTGGGAGGAGGCGCGGCTCCCGAACGGTTTTCGCTACCACCACTGCGCGATGAGGCGCCCCGCTGGAGAGCCGGTGCGGGTCGCCGCCGCGTGGGTTGGCTCCGACGGCGCCCAGCAATCCTCGGCCCGCTTGCAAGTTCTGATCGAGCACACGAGGCCGCGCGCGCTGGCGATCTGCGGGATCTGCGCCGGTCACCGCGGCGCCGTCGCGCTCGGCGATGTCATCGTGGCCGATCGTGTTTACCGCTACGACCCCAGCGCCCCAGACGAGGGCCACTCGCTGGATTCGTACGCACTGCCTGCCAATTGGGCGATGGACGCGCGGTATGTCGCCCGCCGGTTCGACGCCGAGGGCCGGTGGTCGCGGCGCCGGCCTCAAACCCAGGCGAGCCAGCGTAGATGGCTCGCGCGCGCTCTCCACGCACACGAGAGCGAAGGCGGTCCGGCCCCGGCGGCCCATCCCGACCGCAAGCTCTCGTGCCCCGACTGGCTGGAGGTCATCCGGTGGCTGGAGCAGAACGGTGACATCGAGAAGCACGCCGGAGCGCTGGCGCTCACCGACCGCGGCCGGGCCACTCTGCTCGAGGAGCAGACGCTCTACCCGGACGGCCACCCCGGCGAGCCACCCCTGCGCGTGCATTTCGGCGTGCTGGCGACAGTCTCTTCGTACCGCGCCGGCTCTGACATCTTCGACCGCCTGCGCGCCATCGATCGCAAGACGCTCGGTCTCGACGTGGAAGCCGCCGCATTCTGTGATGTGGCCCATCGGCTCGACGTGCCCATCATGGTGGCGAAGGCCGTCGGCGACTTCGCCGACTTCAAGAGCGAACCGAGGTTCCACTCCTTCGCCGCGGCTGTATCAGCAGAGTTCGCGCTTGATTACATGCTCCAGGCTCCTTTGCCCGAGGCCGCACAACCGAAGCCGACGACAGTCTCCGACCCACTCGCCGACGTATGGTCGCACCTCGATGGACGCTCGCGGAATGTTCTGGCAGCGCTCGCGGCGAGCGCGGGGGCAACCACGATCAGCACCGTTGCGTGGATCGCGCGCCTCGACGAGAGCGTTGCTGAAAGCGTCGTGCTCACAGCTGCCACCAAGATTGCGCAGGTACAGCTGGCACCCACGAACGCACGCTCCGTGCGCTTACTCGATCCCTGGCGAGATTTCGTGCGTCGCCAGCCAGAGGGACAGCAGGCGCTGAAGCAACACGCGGAGTATGTCGAGGCAGCGCTGCAAAAGTACGCTGACCCGATCCAGTGGCGTGAGCTGGAGCAGGACGTACCGGAGGTGCTGGCTGCCGTCGACAACGCAAGGGCCGCAGGTGATAATTGGGGGGCCTACCGGCTGTTCATGAGGGTCTTCGATCATCAGTATCGGCGCGGCCGGTACAGGGACACCGTGGACGGCATCACGCAGTTGCTCGCGCACCTCCCGCCCGAGAGCGAGGAGGCTATCGAGGCGCAGAACGGCATCTCGCGCGGGCTCCTCGTGCTCGGCGAAGCGGAGAACGCCGGCGCCGCGTCCCGTCGCGCCTTAGCGCTCGCCGTAGCGCGAGGCAACCGAAACCTCCAGAGTCAGTCGCTGTTGTACCTCGCTCGCTACCACTACGCTTGCGGCGAGTTCGATGTCGCCGCCAGGTACCACGAGGAAGGGCTCAAGCTCGTGGAAGAGCCACATGGCACATGGCTACGCGCCAAGCACCTCGGCGAGCTGGCGATGTGCGAGCTACGGCGAGACGACATTTCTGGCGCACGGGAGCGCGTCGAGCGCGCGCTCGATGATGTGCAACTTCGCGCTCCCGATGATCTCCCCGGGCGCGCGTCGCTCCTCGCCAACCTCGGTATGTGCTTGCTCAAGACCGGGAATCCCTCCGGCGCTCTCGAGCGACTGCAAGATGCGCTGAGCCTCGAGGAGCGCCTCGGGCGCATCGCCGGGCAGGCCGCGGTGCTGCGCGCGATGGGGAGCTGCGATGTCCCCTTCGACCAGACCCAGCGTGGTATCGAGCGCATCGAGCGTGCCCTGGTCCTTCACGAGCAGATTGGGGCCCTCCCGGCCCAGGTTCTAGACTTGATGCAACTCGGCGAGTGTCATGCAGCACTCGACGACATGCGACAGGCCTGCGACTCCTGGCAGCGCTCGATCGACTGTGCGCGCCGCATTTCGCTCCCCGACGCGCACCCCGATGTCCTCGCTGTGACGAGCATGCTCACGGGCACGGGTACGTACGTCACGCGCGCAACGATCCAGGGCGTGCGCTCGATCGATGCGCTCACGTGGGAGATTCCCGTTACCGCAGGCCCGGGCTGGCATGTGCTGATCGGCGACAACGGCGCTGGCAAAAGCTCGTTCCTGCGATCCCTCGCCCTCGCCCTGGTGAGCGAGACCGAGGCCCACGCCCTTCGCCAAGACTGGAATGAGTGGCTTTGTCGAGGCAGCGCCGAGGGCTCGGTGTACATCGCCCTGTCCCGGAACTTTCCAGATCCCGGCCGCGCCTCTGTCACCTTCGACGTCGCCCTCAAGCTTTCTCGCCACGCCGACCAGGTCAAGCTGGAGGATACCTCCCCCAACGATCTCGGTCGCCGCCTCCGCGACGGCACCTCCCCCGGCCTGTTCAGCGCCGCCTACGGCCCCTTCCGCCGTTTCTCCGGCGGCGATTCCGATTACGAGAAGCTCTTCGCCTCGCTCCCCCGCCTGGCTCGCCACCTCTCACTCTTCGACGAGCGCCCCGCGCTCACCGAAAGCATCGCCTGGCTCAAGCTGCTCGACCACAAACAGCTTGAGAAGAACCCCGAGGGGGACATCCTCGATTCTCTCAAGGCCTTCATCAACCAGCCCGACTTCCTCCCCCACGGCACCAAGCTTACCAAGGTCTCGTCCACCGCGGTCACCTTTACCGACGGCAATGGCTATACGGTCGGCATCGAACAGCTCAGCGATGGGCACCGCTCGATCCTGAGCCTGACGCTGGAGCTGCTGCGACAGCTCACGGTGACCTACGGCGCCCAGCAGATCTTCTATCCCGGCGATCCGACGAGGGTGCGCGCGCCCGGCGTCGTGCTCATCGACGAGGTGGACGTGCACCTGCACCCGACCTGGCAACGCGCGGTCGGAATCTGGTTCACGAAGCACTTCCCGAGGATCCAGTTCATCGTCACGAGCCACAGCCCGCTCGTGTGTCAAGCTGCCGAGGTAGGGACGGTGTTCCTCCTTCCGAAGCCGGGCACCACCGGCGGCCGGATGCTCCAGGGAACCGAGCTTGATCGGCTGCGCTACGGCAATGTGCTCGACGCCTACGGCACGGGCGTCTTCGGGCAGGGCGTGACACGCTCCGACAGCGCCAAGCAGATGCTCGAACGACTCGCCGAGCTGAACGACGCCGAGTTGGAGCGCGACCTTACGGCCGAGGAGTTCGACGAGCAGGCGCGCCTGCGCGCGACGTTCCCAACCACCGCGCACGTCCGCTCCAGGGGGGAGCGTTAA